A section of the Paracoccaceae bacterium genome encodes:
- a CDS encoding SIS domain-containing protein: MTKYSQMHAEVQEIPAAVDRLLTRGASDIAAAAQAIRTRDPAFAVTVARGSSDHACTYLKCACELLTGRPVASLGPSIASIYDAQLRLDQALCISVSQSGKSPDIVAMARAARRDGALSISLTNDPGAPLGQAADFALNLHAGPELSVAATKSFVTSIVAGLMLLADWQQETDLKAALHTLPKALERATAIDWPEVRAAVGPHASAFTLGRGPGWGIAAEAALKFKEVCQIHAESYSSAEVLHGPVSIVDSGFPVLAFAAADRAEGPIAEIADNIAGKGGAVFATTDKVRAATQIDHIRTAHPLTDPISLVTSFYAMIEADATARGIDPDTPRHLRKVTETV; this comes from the coding sequence ATGACCAAATACAGCCAGATGCATGCAGAAGTGCAAGAGATTCCGGCAGCGGTGGACCGGCTTCTGACGCGTGGCGCGTCCGATATCGCAGCAGCCGCACAGGCAATCCGAACGCGCGACCCCGCCTTTGCGGTGACCGTTGCGCGCGGGTCATCCGATCACGCCTGTACCTATCTGAAATGCGCCTGCGAGCTGTTGACGGGGCGGCCTGTCGCCTCGCTCGGGCCATCCATCGCTTCGATCTATGACGCACAACTGCGTCTGGATCAGGCGCTGTGTATCAGTGTCAGCCAATCGGGCAAAAGCCCCGATATCGTGGCGATGGCCCGTGCGGCACGGCGCGACGGCGCGCTGAGCATCTCGCTGACCAATGACCCCGGCGCGCCGCTTGGGCAAGCGGCAGACTTCGCGTTGAACCTGCATGCAGGCCCGGAACTGTCTGTCGCCGCAACAAAATCCTTTGTCACATCCATTGTCGCGGGCCTTATGCTATTGGCCGATTGGCAACAGGAGACCGACCTGAAAGCGGCCCTCCACACCCTTCCCAAAGCGCTGGAGCGCGCCACTGCCATCGACTGGCCCGAGGTGCGCGCCGCCGTCGGCCCGCATGCTTCGGCCTTCACGCTGGGGCGCGGACCGGGCTGGGGCATCGCGGCCGAAGCGGCATTAAAATTCAAGGAAGTCTGTCAGATACACGCCGAAAGTTATTCATCGGCTGAGGTTTTGCATGGCCCGGTCAGCATCGTCGATTCCGGCTTTCCGGTTCTGGCCTTCGCCGCCGCCGACCGCGCCGAAGGCCCGATTGCCGAGATCGCCGACAACATCGCGGGCAAAGGCGGGGCGGTCTTCGCAACAACGGACAAGGTGCGCGCCGCGACCCAGATCGACCATATCCGCACTGCGCATCCGCTGACCGATCCAATCAGCCTGGTCACCAGCTTCTATGCAATGATCGAAGCCGACGCGACTGCACGCGGCATTGACCCCGACACCCCGCGCCACCTGCGCAAAGTGACCGAAACCGTATGA
- a CDS encoding metal ABC transporter substrate-binding protein: MPGLIRALAVILTLSPLPALAADFKVVTTFTVIADMARNVAGDAAEVVSITRPGAEIHNYAPTPRDILSARDADLVLWNGLNLELWFERFFRNLNNVPQAVVSDGITPIGIGDGPYQGKPNPHAWMSPESALIYVDNIRDAMSEHDPDNAAIYAANADAYKAQIAAALDPLRASLAEVPDHKRWLVTSEGAFSYLARDLNLKELFLWPINADQQGTPGQVRRVIDTVRAEGIEVVFSESTVSAKPAQQVARETGAAYGGILYVDSLSEADGPVPTYLDLLRVTVETIAAGLAK, translated from the coding sequence ATGCCAGGATTGATCCGCGCGCTTGCCGTGATTCTTACCCTCAGCCCGCTGCCCGCGTTGGCGGCGGATTTCAAAGTGGTGACAACATTTACCGTGATCGCCGATATGGCCCGAAACGTGGCCGGGGACGCGGCCGAGGTTGTCTCGATCACCCGGCCGGGGGCCGAGATTCACAATTATGCGCCGACGCCCCGCGATATCCTCAGCGCGCGTGACGCTGATCTGGTGCTTTGGAACGGGCTGAACTTAGAACTGTGGTTCGAACGGTTCTTTCGAAACCTGAATAATGTTCCGCAAGCCGTTGTTTCCGATGGTATCACGCCTATTGGCATCGGCGATGGACCGTATCAGGGCAAGCCCAATCCCCATGCCTGGATGTCACCGGAAAGCGCGCTGATCTATGTGGATAACATTCGGGACGCCATGTCCGAACATGACCCAGACAACGCCGCAATCTATGCTGCCAACGCCGACGCCTATAAGGCACAGATCGCCGCCGCGCTTGATCCGCTGCGCGCGTCCCTGGCCGAGGTTCCGGATCACAAACGCTGGCTGGTCACCTCGGAAGGGGCGTTCAGTTATCTGGCGCGCGATCTGAACCTGAAGGAGCTGTTCCTCTGGCCGATCAACGCCGACCAACAGGGCACGCCGGGTCAGGTGCGCCGGGTGATCGACACGGTGCGCGCCGAAGGGATTGAGGTCGTGTTTTCGGAAAGCACCGTCAGCGCCAAGCCCGCGCAACAAGTAGCGCGCGAAACCGGCGCCGCATACGGCGGCATCCTCTATGTCGACAGCCTGTCCGAGGCGGACGGCCCGGTGCCAACCTACCTCGACCTGTTGCGTGTGACCGTCGAAACCATTGCGGCGGGTCTGGCGAAATGA
- a CDS encoding manganese/iron ABC transporter ATP-binding protein — MTTPGLSVEGITVTYPNGVTALRDASFAIPTGTITALVGVNGSGKSTMFKAIMGFQRLSSGKITILGRPGARALKEGIVAYVPQAEEVDWTFPVLVEDVVMMGRYGHMGLLRRPRAADQAAVTDALARVGMSDFRHRQIGALSGGQRKRVFLARALAQDGQVILLDEPFTGVDVQTEEAIVTLLGELRSEGRVMLVSTHNLGSVPEFCDRTVLIKGTVLAHGPTEATFTRPNLEAAFGGVLRRFVLGGADLHHDDDDTREVTVLTDDERPFVLYDERDE; from the coding sequence ATGACAACGCCTGGCCTGTCGGTCGAAGGGATCACTGTTACCTATCCAAACGGCGTCACCGCCCTGCGCGACGCCAGCTTTGCAATTCCAACTGGAACCATCACGGCGCTTGTCGGGGTCAACGGATCCGGCAAATCGACGATGTTCAAGGCGATCATGGGGTTTCAGCGGCTATCGAGCGGCAAGATCACCATCCTTGGCCGCCCGGGCGCGCGGGCGTTAAAGGAAGGCATCGTCGCCTATGTCCCCCAGGCGGAGGAGGTTGACTGGACCTTCCCGGTCCTCGTCGAAGATGTCGTGATGATGGGCCGTTATGGCCACATGGGCCTGCTGCGGCGCCCGCGTGCCGCCGACCAGGCCGCCGTCACCGACGCGCTGGCCCGCGTCGGCATGTCCGATTTCCGCCATCGCCAGATCGGCGCGCTGTCAGGCGGTCAGCGCAAGCGCGTCTTTCTTGCGCGCGCCCTGGCACAGGACGGGCAGGTGATCCTGCTGGATGAACCCTTCACCGGCGTCGATGTGCAAACCGAAGAGGCGATCGTGACCCTGCTGGGCGAATTGCGGTCCGAGGGGCGCGTGATGTTGGTTTCGACCCACAACCTTGGCTCGGTCCCAGAATTCTGCGACCGCACGGTCCTGATCAAGGGCACCGTTCTGGCCCACGGCCCGACCGAGGCGACCTTCACCCGCCCTAACCTCGAAGCCGCATTCGGAGGGGTCCTGCGCCGCTTCGTCCTCGGCGGCGCCGACCTGCACCACGACGATGACGATACGCGCGAAGTCACGGTCCTCACCGACGACGAACGCCCCTTCGTCCTTTATGATGAACGTGACGAATGA
- a CDS encoding phosphogluconate dehydratase, which produces MPLHPKLAEVTDRIVERSAKTRADYLQRITAAAGDGPHRAHLSCGNQAHAYAAMQEKAALAGGHVANLGIVSTYNDMLSAHQPFDQYPEIIRNAARDAGATAQFAGGVPAMCDGVTQGRTGMELSLFSRDIIAMAAGIALSHDTFDAAVYLGVCDKIVPGLVIAAASFGHIPGVFLPAGPMTSGLPNDEKAKVRQRFAAGDIGRKELMEAEMAAYHGPGTCTFYGTANSNQMLMEVMGLHLPGASFVNPNTPLRDALTRAGVQRALQISALGNDYRPAGQVLDERAYVNGIVGLMATGGSTNLVLHLPAMARASGVILDLQDFAEISAITPLLARIYPNGLADVNHFHAAGGLGYLIGQLLEGGLLHDDTLTVTGGGLNDYTAEPVLKDDVLHWQPGATRSENEKIIRPISDPFQATGGLSQLVGNLGRGVMKVSAVREEHHVVEAKARVFETQDAVKTAFQAGEFTEDTIVVVRFQGPRANGMPELHGLTPLLSVLQNRGLHVALVTDGRMSGASGKVPSAIHVSPEAANGGPLARVRDGDLVRVDATAGTLDVLEADFDARDAVTPDLSANEVGLGRELFAVFRNNCGLAQDGASAIL; this is translated from the coding sequence ATGCCCCTGCACCCAAAACTCGCTGAAGTCACCGATCGGATCGTTGAACGGTCGGCCAAGACGCGTGCGGATTATCTGCAGCGGATCACGGCGGCGGCAGGCGACGGGCCGCATCGGGCGCATCTGAGTTGTGGCAATCAGGCCCATGCCTACGCCGCGATGCAGGAAAAAGCCGCGCTGGCCGGCGGGCATGTAGCTAACCTTGGAATTGTAAGTACTTACAATGATATGCTGTCCGCACATCAACCTTTTGATCAATATCCAGAGATCATCCGAAATGCCGCGCGGGACGCAGGCGCCACGGCTCAATTCGCCGGCGGCGTCCCGGCGATGTGCGATGGGGTCACGCAAGGCCGCACGGGGATGGAGCTTAGCCTTTTCTCGCGCGATATCATAGCGATGGCAGCAGGGATTGCCCTGTCACATGATACGTTTGACGCGGCTGTCTACCTGGGTGTCTGCGACAAGATTGTACCGGGCCTTGTTATCGCAGCGGCCAGTTTTGGGCATATCCCGGGTGTTTTCCTGCCTGCGGGGCCGATGACCTCGGGCCTGCCGAATGACGAAAAGGCAAAGGTGCGCCAGAGGTTTGCCGCCGGTGATATTGGTCGAAAAGAGTTGATGGAGGCTGAGATGGCCGCCTATCACGGCCCCGGAACCTGCACGTTCTATGGCACGGCGAATTCCAACCAGATGCTGATGGAAGTTATGGGCCTGCACCTGCCTGGTGCAAGTTTTGTCAATCCGAACACACCCTTACGCGACGCGCTGACCCGTGCGGGCGTGCAGCGGGCGTTGCAGATTTCGGCCCTTGGCAATGATTATCGCCCCGCCGGTCAGGTGCTAGACGAACGCGCCTATGTCAACGGGATTGTCGGGCTGATGGCGACCGGAGGCTCGACCAATCTGGTGCTGCATTTGCCCGCCATGGCGCGGGCCTCGGGCGTGATCCTGGATTTGCAGGATTTCGCCGAAATCTCGGCGATCACGCCGCTGCTGGCGCGGATATACCCCAACGGTTTGGCGGATGTGAATCACTTCCACGCAGCGGGCGGCCTGGGATACCTGATCGGGCAATTGCTGGAGGGTGGCCTGCTGCATGACGATACCCTGACGGTCACCGGTGGCGGGCTGAACGATTACACGGCCGAGCCGGTTCTGAAAGATGATGTGTTGCATTGGCAACCCGGTGCAACCCGCAGTGAGAATGAAAAAATTATCCGACCTATCAGCGATCCGTTTCAGGCAACAGGCGGCCTTAGCCAGTTGGTTGGCAACCTGGGGCGCGGTGTCATGAAGGTTTCGGCGGTGCGCGAAGAACACCACGTTGTCGAGGCCAAAGCGCGGGTTTTTGAGACGCAGGATGCTGTCAAAACCGCCTTCCAGGCCGGTGAGTTTACCGAGGATACCATCGTCGTCGTCCGTTTTCAGGGGCCACGCGCCAACGGCATGCCCGAACTGCACGGTCTGACACCATTGCTGAGCGTGCTGCAGAACCGGGGACTGCATGTGGCGCTGGTCACCGACGGGCGGATGTCGGGTGCGTCAGGCAAGGTGCCATCGGCCATTCATGTCAGTCCGGAGGCTGCGAACGGTGGCCCGCTGGCCCGGGTGCGCGACGGCGATCTGGTGCGGGTCGATGCGACCGCTGGCACGTTGGACGTGCTGGAGGCGGACTTTGACGCCCGCGACGCGGTAACCCCGGACCTGTCGGCCAATGAGGTTGGTCTGGGGCGCGAATTATTCGCCGTCTTCCGCAACAATTGCGGCCTTGCGCAGGACGGCGCATCGGCCATTCTGTGA
- a CDS encoding ROK family protein, translating into MPHAANTLSLVADIGGTNTRIALARGADLLPDTIRRYRNADCPDLETAIRRFVQAEGGVNCAAACVAVAGPVRDGQASMTNLDWAIDTDTLAHATGAQTVAILNDLQAQGHALGRIDDDKLRPVISGATPEAAAPQLVVGVGTGFNAATVYHDGAARLVTASESGHITLPIRSAHDLSLSQFVGDSHGFPALEEVLSGRGLSNVDAWVGAQSGATDRRDGGTIMEALAAGDDRAHQAVFTFIRLLGNAIGDLSLIQLPRGGIFLIGGVARAVAPYFDEADLANAFRDKGRFGEFMDAFPVWLIEDDYAALIGVAAYLAQLAEG; encoded by the coding sequence ATGCCCCACGCAGCCAACACATTGTCGCTGGTCGCCGATATCGGCGGCACCAATACGCGCATTGCGCTGGCCCGGGGCGCGGATCTGTTGCCCGACACGATCCGGCGTTATCGCAACGCCGACTGCCCCGATCTGGAAACCGCCATCCGCCGCTTTGTTCAGGCTGAGGGCGGTGTGAATTGCGCCGCTGCCTGTGTGGCCGTGGCCGGTCCGGTGCGCGATGGTCAGGCGAGCATGACGAACCTCGACTGGGCGATAGATACCGACACGCTGGCGCACGCAACCGGGGCGCAGACGGTGGCGATCCTGAATGACTTGCAGGCGCAGGGTCACGCGCTGGGACGGATCGACGACGACAAGCTGCGTCCGGTGATTTCGGGGGCCACGCCCGAAGCCGCCGCGCCGCAACTGGTGGTTGGCGTGGGCACCGGGTTCAATGCGGCGACCGTCTATCACGATGGTGCGGCGCGCTTGGTCACAGCCTCGGAATCCGGGCATATCACCCTGCCAATCCGCAGCGCGCATGATCTGTCGCTCAGCCAGTTTGTCGGCGACAGCCACGGGTTCCCGGCATTGGAAGAGGTTCTGTCAGGGCGCGGCCTGTCCAATGTCGACGCCTGGGTTGGTGCACAATCCGGGGCCACAGACCGTCGCGACGGTGGCACCATAATGGAGGCGCTGGCCGCCGGTGATGACCGCGCGCACCAGGCCGTGTTCACTTTCATCCGCCTGCTGGGCAACGCCATCGGAGACCTGTCGCTGATCCAGCTTCCGCGCGGTGGGATTTTCCTGATCGGCGGCGTGGCCCGCGCCGTCGCCCCCTATTTCGACGAGGCCGATCTGGCCAATGCCTTCCGCGACAAGGGCCGGTTCGGAGAGTTCATGGACGCATTCCCGGTCTGGCTGATCGAAGATGACTATGCCGCGTTGATTGGCGTGGCCGCCTATCTGGCACAACTGGCCGAGGGTTAG
- a CDS encoding UTRA domain-containing protein — MTEIAEFLSPDDWMTGTSGPRYVRLRKRIEQGIQSGLFEPGAPLPAEREIGTLTDLSRVTVRRAIQDLVEGGVIKQIQGSGSFVTDAAVKVEQSLSRLTSFTEDMARRGFETTTVWLERGLFRPTGDEIEGLSVDPNGSVARLSRLRLAQGQPMAIERASLPEDILPNPLAVDRSLYEVLGQSGHRPVRARQRISAINLGEEDAGLLGIAPGSAGLKIERLSYLEDDRVAELTRSVYRGDTYDFIAELRLDRPVGGQGD; from the coding sequence ATGACCGAGATTGCCGAATTCCTGAGCCCGGACGATTGGATGACCGGCACCTCTGGCCCCCGCTATGTCCGGCTGCGAAAGCGTATCGAACAGGGCATCCAATCGGGCCTGTTCGAACCCGGCGCGCCCCTGCCAGCAGAGCGCGAGATTGGCACCCTGACCGACCTGTCGCGCGTCACAGTGCGCCGCGCGATCCAGGATCTGGTCGAAGGCGGCGTCATCAAGCAGATACAAGGCAGCGGGTCATTCGTGACCGACGCGGCCGTCAAGGTCGAACAATCGCTGTCGCGCCTGACGTCATTCACCGAAGACATGGCGCGACGCGGTTTCGAAACCACGACCGTTTGGCTGGAACGCGGGCTGTTCCGCCCAACCGGTGACGAGATTGAGGGCCTGTCCGTCGACCCCAACGGATCCGTCGCGCGCCTGTCACGGTTGCGGCTGGCCCAGGGGCAGCCGATGGCGATCGAACGTGCCTCGCTGCCCGAGGATATACTGCCAAATCCGCTTGCCGTGGATCGTTCCCTTTATGAGGTTCTTGGCCAGTCCGGCCATCGCCCCGTGCGCGCGCGTCAGCGGATTTCGGCGATCAATTTGGGCGAAGAAGACGCCGGGTTGCTGGGGATCGCACCGGGTTCAGCCGGATTGAAGATCGAACGACTTTCATACCTCGAAGATGACCGCGTGGCCGAGCTGACGCGCTCGGTCTATCGCGGCGACACTTATGATTTCATTGCAGAACTTCGACTGGATCGGCCCGTAGGCGGGCAGGGGGACTAG
- the eda gene encoding bifunctional 4-hydroxy-2-oxoglutarate aldolase/2-dehydro-3-deoxy-phosphogluconate aldolase, whose protein sequence is MNSEAAAREAARICELAPVVPVLVIHDAATARPLAEALVAGGLPALEVTLRTPAALEAIAEMAKVDGGVVGAGTLLSPEDVKAAIKAGARFGVSPGVTDRLLDAVEGADLPLLPGAATATEAMALLERGYVTQKFFPAEASGGVPALKAIGAPIPQVQFCPTGGVSAANAAEYLALSNTICVGGSWVAPNALIEAGDWAGITELARAAAGLTR, encoded by the coding sequence ATGAACTCTGAAGCTGCTGCGCGCGAAGCCGCGCGTATTTGCGAATTGGCCCCGGTGGTTCCGGTGCTGGTGATCCATGACGCCGCAACCGCCCGTCCCTTGGCCGAGGCGCTGGTGGCTGGTGGGTTGCCCGCACTTGAGGTGACGCTGCGCACCCCTGCCGCGCTGGAGGCGATCGCTGAGATGGCGAAAGTGGACGGCGGCGTGGTCGGTGCCGGAACGCTGCTGAGTCCAGAGGATGTAAAGGCGGCGATCAAGGCGGGCGCGCGGTTCGGAGTCTCGCCCGGTGTGACGGATCGCCTGTTGGACGCAGTTGAGGGCGCGGACCTGCCCCTGCTGCCCGGTGCCGCCACCGCGACCGAGGCGATGGCCTTGCTGGAACGCGGCTATGTCACGCAGAAATTCTTCCCGGCCGAAGCCTCGGGCGGGGTTCCGGCCCTGAAGGCCATCGGCGCACCGATCCCGCAGGTCCAGTTCTGCCCGACAGGCGGCGTCAGCGCGGCGAATGCGGCAGAGTATCTGGCGTTGTCCAACACGATTTGCGTCGGCGGCAGCTGGGTTGCGCCCAATGCCCTGATCGAGGCGGGCGACTGGGCGGGGATCACCGAACTGGCACGCGCAGCGGCGGGGCTGACGCGCTAA
- a CDS encoding DUF3459 domain-containing protein codes for MEQEWWRGAVIYQIYPRSFQDSTGNGIGDLPGITARLDHVASLGVDAIWLSPFFTSPMADMGYDVSDYCDVDQLFGTLADFDALLARAHDLGLRVIIDQVLSHTSDQHPWFVESRASRTGEKSDWYVWADPREDGTPPNNWPSEFGGPAWEWEPRRRQYYLHNFLASQPDLNFHNSNVQDALLQSMDFWLKRGVDGFRLDTVNYYFHDQQLRDNPPMNSDRDLRPYEMQDHIHSKTRPENIGFLQRLRKLTDKYGDRMMVGEVGVSDDRSVQVMGEYTRGDDRLHMPYSFTMLGDDHSPEHFRSRIERFFDGAPDGWPCWSFSNHDVRRHVSRWAGPETDTDALAKQSIALLASFPGTLGVYQGEELGQTETDLEYHELTDPPGLRFWPETKGRDGCRTPMVWNKSQPNAGFSQAAPWLPVKPPQAARAVAGQAADNDSVLAQYRQVLALRAGTAALKSGACRFVEATDRLLVFERTSGDQRVLCAFNLSDQPVILPLNAQVRTVLLAQSAEVDGAEIHLGARGCFLAEVL; via the coding sequence ATGGAACAGGAATGGTGGCGCGGCGCGGTGATCTATCAGATCTATCCGCGCAGCTTTCAGGACAGCACCGGTAACGGGATCGGGGATCTGCCAGGGATCACCGCGCGGCTGGACCATGTGGCAAGTCTTGGGGTGGACGCGATCTGGCTGTCGCCGTTTTTTACCTCGCCCATGGCCGATATGGGCTATGACGTCAGCGATTACTGCGATGTTGATCAGCTGTTCGGCACGCTGGCCGATTTCGACGCACTTCTGGCGCGCGCGCACGACCTTGGGTTGCGTGTGATCATCGATCAGGTTCTGTCGCATACCTCGGATCAACACCCGTGGTTTGTGGAAAGCCGCGCTTCGCGCACTGGCGAGAAATCCGACTGGTACGTCTGGGCTGACCCGCGCGAAGATGGGACGCCGCCCAACAATTGGCCCTCGGAATTCGGCGGCCCGGCCTGGGAGTGGGAGCCGCGCCGCAGGCAATATTATCTGCACAATTTCCTGGCCTCACAACCCGACCTGAACTTTCACAATTCGAACGTTCAGGATGCACTTCTTCAATCGATGGATTTCTGGCTGAAACGCGGTGTGGATGGGTTCCGGCTGGATACGGTGAACTATTACTTCCACGATCAACAGCTTCGCGACAATCCGCCAATGAACAGTGACCGCGACCTTAGACCCTATGAGATGCAGGATCACATCCATTCGAAAACCCGGCCCGAGAATATCGGGTTTTTGCAACGTTTGCGTAAACTTACGGACAAATACGGCGACCGAATGATGGTCGGAGAGGTTGGCGTTTCCGATGATCGTTCCGTGCAGGTCATGGGCGAATACACCCGTGGCGATGACCGGCTGCACATGCCCTATTCCTTCACGATGCTGGGCGATGACCACAGCCCCGAACACTTCCGCAGCAGGATCGAAAGGTTCTTTGACGGCGCGCCGGACGGCTGGCCCTGCTGGTCATTTTCGAACCACGACGTGCGTCGCCATGTCAGCCGTTGGGCGGGACCCGAAACCGACACGGATGCATTGGCAAAACAGTCGATCGCGCTTCTGGCAAGCTTTCCCGGAACCCTCGGCGTTTATCAGGGAGAGGAGCTTGGCCAAACCGAAACGGATCTGGAATATCACGAGTTAACAGATCCGCCCGGCCTTCGCTTCTGGCCCGAAACCAAAGGCCGCGACGGTTGCAGAACACCGATGGTCTGGAACAAATCGCAACCGAACGCAGGGTTTTCACAGGCCGCGCCCTGGTTGCCGGTCAAACCTCCACAAGCCGCGCGCGCCGTGGCCGGGCAGGCGGCGGATAACGACAGCGTGCTGGCGCAATATCGTCAGGTATTGGCGCTACGGGCGGGGACAGCGGCGCTGAAATCCGGCGCGTGCCGGTTTGTTGAGGCGACAGATCGGTTGTTGGTATTCGAACGGACTTCGGGCGATCAGCGGGTGCTCTGCGCATTCAATCTTTCGGATCAGCCTGTCATTTTGCCGCTGAATGCGCAGGTCAGGACCGTGCTTCTGGCGCAATCGGCCGAGGTTGATGGCGCGGAAATCCATCTTGGCGCGCGCGGTTGTTTCTTGGCAGAAGTTCTATAA
- the nagA gene encoding N-acetylglucosamine-6-phosphate deacetylase, whose product MSQPSTALSAAQIFDGEVLHRDHAVLLRDGTIVDVVPRADLPGGIPLTDLGAGILAPGFVDLQVNGGDGIMLNDAPTLAGLRRIVQAHARLGATSILPTLISDTPAQTRTTIDAVVQAIAADVPGIAGLHLEGPHFALSRKGAHDPALIRAMTEDDLALLLDAAKRLPLLKLTFAPEAVTIAQIRALSAAGVLLSIGHSDATFAQCGAAIEAGVTCVTHLFNAQSQLASREPGVVGAALAHGGVSAGLIADGIHVHPATMKTALQAKTGPGRMFLVSDAMAPAGSDIDHFDLNGRLIERRNGRLTLEDGTLAGADLDMATAVRVLVADVGLPLVEALQMATSVPAGIARLGGGAGRITAGGVADMVHLDADGALAAVWQRGRLLG is encoded by the coding sequence ATGAGCCAGCCCTCCACAGCCCTGAGCGCGGCGCAGATTTTCGACGGAGAGGTGCTGCACCGTGACCACGCCGTCCTGTTGCGCGACGGCACGATTGTCGATGTGGTGCCGCGTGCGGATTTGCCCGGTGGCATACCACTTACCGATCTGGGTGCGGGCATTCTTGCGCCCGGTTTCGTCGATCTGCAGGTCAACGGCGGCGACGGCATCATGCTGAACGACGCACCCACGCTTGCAGGGCTACGCCGGATCGTCCAGGCCCATGCGCGGCTTGGCGCAACCTCGATCCTGCCGACGCTGATTTCGGATACACCTGCCCAGACCCGCACAACCATTGACGCGGTGGTACAGGCCATTGCCGCCGATGTCCCCGGCATCGCTGGTCTGCATCTTGAGGGGCCGCATTTCGCCTTGTCGCGCAAGGGCGCGCATGACCCGGCGTTGATCCGGGCGATGACAGAGGATGATCTGGCGCTGCTGCTTGACGCCGCAAAACGCCTGCCGCTGCTGAAACTGACCTTCGCGCCCGAGGCCGTGACAATCGCGCAGATCCGCGCCCTGTCCGCCGCCGGCGTGTTGCTATCCATCGGTCATTCGGACGCGACATTCGCCCAATGCGGCGCGGCAATCGAGGCTGGCGTCACCTGCGTGACGCATTTGTTCAACGCCCAAAGCCAGCTGGCCAGCCGCGAACCCGGCGTTGTCGGCGCAGCACTTGCCCACGGTGGGGTGTCCGCGGGCCTGATCGCGGACGGTATCCACGTGCACCCCGCAACGATGAAGACCGCCTTGCAGGCCAAAACCGGCCCGGGCCGGATGTTCCTGGTCAGCGACGCGATGGCGCCAGCGGGCAGTGACATTGATCATTTCGACCTGAACGGGCGCCTGATCGAGCGGCGCAACGGGCGGCTGACGCTTGAGGACGGAACGCTGGCCGGGGCCGATCTGGATATGGCCACAGCGGTGCGTGTTCTGGTTGCGGACGTGGGCCTGCCATTGGTCGAGGCTTTGCAGATGGCCACCTCTGTTCCGGCTGGCATCGCACGACTGGGCGGCGGGGCCGGGCGGATCACTGCAGGCGGCGTTGCCGATATGGTGCATCTGGACGCGGACGGGGCGCTGGCCGCCGTCTGGCAAAGGGGTCGCCTTTTGGGCTAG
- a CDS encoding LacI family DNA-binding transcriptional regulator — protein MNLKQLSGILGLSPTTVSRALNGYPEVNEATRKRVEDAARQHHYIPNTRAKSLATGRSMAIGHVIPVSKRNEMVNPIFADFIAGAGEIYLENGYDMMLSIVPDDDEERAYRQIASRRSVDGIILQSPVQGDRRISLLRDIGLPFVVHGRSSHETADYAWIDVDNTRAFRRATAHLAQLGHERIALINGLETMDFAMRRRAGYLDALASAGIVQDPELMTSGAMTETYGHRTATAMLSLPRPPTGIVVASLITAIGVRRAVQERGLEIGRDISVVTHDDELSYFRNDGVNPVFTAVRSSVRQAGRQAALMLLEQIRDPAAADVRTLLEAELVQGQSSGPPV, from the coding sequence ATCAACCTCAAACAACTGTCCGGAATTCTGGGGCTGTCCCCCACCACCGTCAGCCGCGCGCTGAACGGGTATCCCGAGGTGAACGAGGCGACGCGCAAACGGGTCGAAGATGCCGCCCGCCAGCATCATTATATCCCCAACACCCGCGCCAAAAGCCTCGCCACCGGGCGCAGCATGGCCATCGGGCATGTCATTCCGGTGTCAAAGCGCAACGAGATGGTGAACCCGATCTTCGCTGACTTCATTGCGGGCGCCGGTGAGATTTACCTCGAAAACGGCTATGACATGATGCTGTCCATCGTGCCGGATGATGACGAGGAACGCGCCTATCGGCAGATCGCCTCGCGCAGGTCGGTGGACGGGATCATCCTGCAAAGCCCGGTTCAGGGGGATCGCCGGATCAGCCTGCTGCGCGACATTGGCCTGCCGTTTGTGGTACATGGGCGTTCATCGCATGAAACTGCGGATTATGCCTGGATCGACGTCGACAACACGCGGGCCTTCCGGCGCGCGACGGCACATCTGGCGCAGCTTGGCCATGAACGGATTGCCCTGATCAACGGGCTGGAAACGATGGATTTCGCGATGCGTCGGCGTGCCGGGTATCTGGACGCGCTGGCCAGCGCCGGGATCGTTCAGGACCCTGAGCTGATGACCAGCGGCGCGATGACCGAGACTTATGGCCACCGGACTGCCACGGCGATGCTGTCCCTGCCCCGCCCGCCAACCGGGATCGTCGTCGCCTCGCTGATCACCGCCATCGGGGTGCGGCGCGCGGTGCAGGAACGCGGGTTGGAGATCGGGCGCGACATCTCGGTCGTGACCCACGATGATGAGCTTTCGTATTTCCGCAACGACGGCGTGAACCCGGTTTTTACCGCCGTGCGGTCTTCGGTCCGTCAGGCCGGGCGTCAGGCAGCGCTTATGCTGTTGGAGCAAATCCGCGACCCCGCCGCCGCTGACGTGCGGACCCTGTTAGAGGCCGAGCTGGTTCAGGGCCAGTCTTCGGGCCCACCGGTCTGA